In the Advenella kashmirensis WT001 genome, one interval contains:
- a CDS encoding FAD-dependent monooxygenase gives MKIAVIGAGPAGLYFSLLAKKQDPGHEIRVYEQNPRGATYGWGVVFSDVGLAFLREADPEFFDTFVAHHERCDYMQIIHQGTSVQVHGNHFSRTARLDMLDVLEQACLRAGVHIEHDCRIDNIEQLAAEADMVVAADGSNSAVRKQFADQFCPSFERRRNKFAWYGTHQRFHPVSLIFRETEHGIFIAHSYQYSATLSTFLVEVDPDTWHRAGLDVASEEQSRHYCAEVFRADLGANELLTNRSLWFEANIVRNENWSYRNIVLLGDALRTVHFSLGSGTRMAMQDAIALNEGLRQYPGDVQAAFGVFESRRRQASSNFQHAAARSLDWYENVADKMHLDPVSFAYDYMRRTGQVSHEDLRQRDPGFTAAYEVRHPA, from the coding sequence ATGAAGATTGCTGTTATCGGCGCCGGACCTGCTGGCCTGTATTTTTCTCTGCTGGCCAAGAAACAGGATCCTGGTCATGAGATACGCGTTTATGAGCAAAACCCCCGAGGCGCTACCTATGGTTGGGGCGTGGTATTTTCCGACGTGGGACTGGCTTTCCTGCGCGAGGCCGATCCCGAGTTTTTCGATACATTCGTGGCGCATCACGAGCGCTGCGACTATATGCAGATTATTCATCAGGGTACGAGTGTACAGGTGCACGGCAATCATTTCTCACGCACCGCAAGACTGGATATGCTGGACGTCCTGGAACAGGCCTGTCTGCGGGCCGGCGTGCACATCGAGCACGATTGCCGCATCGACAATATAGAACAGCTGGCAGCCGAAGCCGATATGGTGGTGGCGGCAGATGGCAGCAATAGCGCCGTGCGCAAGCAATTTGCCGATCAGTTCTGCCCCAGCTTTGAGCGTCGTCGCAATAAATTCGCCTGGTATGGAACGCATCAGCGCTTTCATCCGGTCTCGCTTATCTTTCGTGAAACGGAGCACGGCATTTTCATCGCACACAGTTATCAATACAGTGCGACGCTAAGTACGTTTCTGGTCGAAGTTGACCCGGATACCTGGCATCGCGCCGGCCTGGATGTGGCGAGCGAAGAGCAGAGCCGCCATTATTGTGCCGAGGTTTTTCGTGCCGATCTGGGGGCGAACGAATTGCTGACCAATCGTTCCCTGTGGTTTGAAGCCAATATAGTCCGTAATGAAAACTGGTCGTACCGCAATATTGTGTTGCTGGGTGATGCCTTGCGCACGGTTCATTTTTCGCTGGGCTCAGGCACCCGCATGGCCATGCAGGATGCCATTGCATTGAATGAGGGGCTGCGCCAGTATCCCGGTGATGTCCAGGCCGCATTTGGCGTATTCGAGTCCCGGCGCAGGCAGGCTTCATCCAATTTCCAGCATGCAGCAGCGCGTAGCCTGGATTGGTACGAGAACGTCGCGGACAAGATGCATCTGGATCCGGTGTCCTTTGCCTACGATTATATGAGACGCACCGGGCAGGTTAGTCATGAGGATCTGCGTCAACGCGATCCGGGTTTTACTGCTGCCTATGAAGTAAGGCACCCAGCCTAG
- a CDS encoding Bug family tripartite tricarboxylate transporter substrate binding protein, with the protein MKKILTLATLILGVLTCSAQAQSSSYPTRSVRAVLPYSVGGGPDTVARMIGEQLSTAWKQPFIVENKPGANGWLALGEVKRSAADGYSIAIVDNTHMTLHPHLYKKMPFDPARDFVAAAPIYSTHFFIVVSANSPWRNVGDLIGAAHKANGHLTYGTWGIGSVAHLGSTILQQRTQMSMTHIPFKDLSQLYAAVANGDVDWAFGTAATVQNLYQAKRVKFLALAAPARLAAYPDVPTIAQAGGPQDFELKTWVAAFAPRGTPQAVIESLNTAIAAALRTPAIKQRFETFGFNAWSVDAPGLARAVNEDSAHFGQIVQKANIALD; encoded by the coding sequence ATGAAAAAAATACTTACTCTGGCAACGCTCATCCTGGGCGTTTTGACCTGTTCGGCGCAGGCACAATCCTCATCCTATCCGACGCGCAGTGTTCGTGCCGTTTTGCCCTATTCGGTTGGAGGCGGCCCGGACACGGTCGCAAGAATGATAGGCGAGCAATTATCGACGGCATGGAAGCAGCCGTTTATTGTCGAGAATAAACCCGGCGCCAACGGCTGGCTTGCGCTGGGCGAGGTCAAACGGTCTGCTGCAGACGGCTATTCGATAGCGATCGTGGACAACACCCATATGACGCTGCATCCTCATCTGTATAAAAAAATGCCGTTTGATCCTGCACGGGATTTTGTCGCCGCGGCGCCCATTTACTCGACGCACTTTTTTATTGTTGTTTCAGCCAACTCTCCATGGCGCAATGTCGGGGACCTGATCGGTGCCGCACACAAAGCGAATGGACATCTCACCTATGGCACCTGGGGGATAGGCAGCGTTGCACATCTCGGGTCGACGATTTTGCAGCAGCGTACGCAAATGAGCATGACGCACATTCCATTCAAGGATTTGTCGCAATTGTATGCGGCAGTGGCCAATGGCGATGTAGATTGGGCTTTCGGCACAGCAGCGACAGTACAGAATCTGTATCAGGCAAAGCGAGTAAAGTTTCTTGCGTTGGCAGCCCCAGCCCGCCTGGCGGCGTATCCTGATGTGCCCACGATAGCACAGGCAGGGGGGCCGCAGGACTTCGAACTAAAAACGTGGGTAGCTGCGTTCGCTCCCCGAGGTACACCGCAAGCGGTCATTGAGAGTCTTAACACGGCGATCGCCGCAGCGCTGCGCACACCCGCCATAAAGCAGCGATTTGAAACCTTTGGCTTTAATGCATGGTCTGTCGATGCCCCCGGCCTGGCGCGCGCGGTAAATGAGGACTCGGCGCATTTCGGTCAGATTGTGCAGAAGGCTAATATTGCCCTGGACTAG
- a CDS encoding MarR family winged helix-turn-helix transcriptional regulator, with product MKNYLNYKLDILSAVAKRDADQIYQRECGLDVNHLRLLRLVSFYPEINPSELADRARLDRPKTSRMLARLVDRGFVVKRTTERDGRQVRLATSPQGQILIEKANHIATNLERAFLAPLTAKQQTELADWLDKLTHWVESGGLTRSYETDADELETRGQ from the coding sequence ATGAAGAATTACCTGAACTATAAACTCGACATTCTGAGCGCAGTCGCCAAGCGCGATGCGGATCAGATCTACCAGCGCGAATGCGGGCTGGATGTAAACCATTTGCGCTTGTTACGCCTGGTCAGTTTCTACCCTGAAATCAATCCGAGCGAACTTGCTGACCGGGCTCGCCTGGATCGCCCCAAAACGTCGCGCATGCTCGCCCGGCTTGTTGACCGTGGCTTTGTAGTCAAACGCACCACCGAGCGCGACGGGCGACAGGTGCGCCTGGCGACGAGCCCGCAAGGCCAGATCCTTATTGAGAAAGCCAATCACATCGCAACAAATCTCGAACGCGCCTTCCTGGCACCCCTGACTGCAAAACAGCAAACTGAGCTGGCCGATTGGCTGGACAAACTGACCCATTGGGTTGAATCCGGCGGACTCACCCGTTCGTACGAAACAGATGCAGATGAATTGGAAACCCGAGGGCAATAG
- a CDS encoding MFS transporter produces the protein MSASSEGAEQGGRLGGRNVFAVVLGNALEFYDFGVYAAFAVFIGQKFFPSTDPYVSLLLSVATFGVGFVSRPLGGLLLGAYADKHGRKAAMTLTITLMALGTAAIGLIPAYSEIGVAAPLLLVLARLLQGFAAGGELGASTVYLYEAAPAGKKCLTGSWQLASQGAASILVGLIGYGVARLLSAEDAQSWGWRIPFIMGILIIPVGIYIRRNLNETLVHETAHATTGGVIKALMRDHLGSLLLAIWAFSGITIAQYFLIYLTSFAINTLHMPAATAQLANFAVGASTLVFALLGGWLGDRFGLRLISILPRVLLLLLIYPLVLMLVQAPSAFALLGGAALLTAFQASSAALVVLLIARSFPRKVRATGLATAFGLGAALFAGTAQVIFTWLISVTGDPTSPVIYVIAMNVLSLVSIWLMPRAEAPEPIAAPVAAASVTI, from the coding sequence ATGTCAGCAAGCAGTGAAGGAGCAGAGCAGGGCGGTAGATTGGGCGGGCGCAACGTTTTTGCCGTTGTGCTGGGCAACGCGCTGGAGTTCTATGATTTTGGCGTTTACGCCGCATTCGCCGTATTTATCGGCCAGAAATTTTTCCCGTCCACAGACCCCTATGTGAGCCTGTTGCTCTCGGTGGCTACTTTTGGGGTTGGTTTCGTCAGTCGTCCGCTGGGCGGGCTTTTGCTGGGTGCGTACGCAGACAAGCATGGGCGCAAGGCGGCAATGACGCTTACCATCACGCTCATGGCCCTGGGTACGGCAGCAATTGGCTTGATTCCCGCATATAGCGAAATCGGTGTTGCTGCGCCCTTGTTACTCGTGCTCGCACGGTTGCTGCAGGGCTTTGCCGCTGGCGGGGAACTGGGTGCATCCACGGTCTATCTTTATGAGGCGGCGCCAGCCGGCAAAAAATGTCTGACTGGCAGCTGGCAACTGGCTAGCCAAGGGGCGGCTTCAATCCTGGTTGGTCTGATTGGCTATGGCGTTGCGCGCCTGTTGTCTGCAGAAGACGCGCAGTCCTGGGGCTGGCGTATACCTTTCATAATGGGTATTTTGATTATTCCCGTTGGCATCTATATTCGCCGGAATCTGAACGAGACGCTTGTCCACGAGACTGCTCATGCGACGACAGGTGGTGTGATCAAAGCACTGATGCGTGACCACCTTGGCAGTTTGCTGCTGGCTATCTGGGCATTCTCAGGAATTACCATTGCGCAATACTTTCTGATCTACCTTACCTCTTTCGCCATCAACACCTTGCACATGCCTGCGGCAACGGCTCAGCTGGCCAACTTCGCGGTCGGCGCAAGTACGCTTGTTTTTGCGCTGCTGGGGGGATGGCTGGGCGATCGATTCGGTTTACGTCTGATTAGTATTTTGCCACGAGTGCTTTTGCTACTGCTGATCTATCCGCTGGTGCTAATGCTGGTGCAGGCGCCAAGTGCATTCGCACTATTAGGAGGTGCGGCGCTTCTGACTGCGTTCCAGGCTTCAAGCGCTGCGTTGGTTGTTTTACTGATCGCCAGATCCTTTCCACGCAAGGTGCGTGCAACTGGCCTGGCCACCGCTTTCGGTCTGGGCGCTGCGCTTTTTGCCGGTACTGCACAAGTCATTTTCACCTGGCTCATTTCGGTGACAGGCGACCCGACCTCGCCAGTCATTTATGTTATTGCGATGAACGTGCTTTCTCTGGTCTCTATCTGGCTCATGCCACGCGCCGAAGCGCCAGAGCCCATTGCTGCGCCGGTCGCGGCCGCCAGTGTCACTATTTAA
- a CDS encoding alpha/beta fold hydrolase, with protein sequence MPQINVQDAKLYYEVHGDGYPLIFIHGGGGNTMAWFNQVAFFAQHYKVITVDLRGFKNSPCLPELAHPRYYHDDILAVLDAEGLEHAAFICQSLGAWAGLAIAVRSPERVSCLYINGSPTPAYSEENWRVLKKGSDVFMGGSFGRGAGIGWNRETLQSKPELVLLYSQIKALNPLPGFDSATMMDDTVKLHPEDFTNYRVPTIITGGAHDDFLVPGSHEHTATLIPGCATYTYAAAGHSAYFETPQAFNQVVAGFLNKHLPSKNRVQ encoded by the coding sequence ATGCCTCAAATCAACGTTCAGGACGCCAAACTCTATTATGAGGTGCATGGCGATGGCTATCCGTTAATCTTCATTCACGGCGGTGGCGGCAACACCATGGCGTGGTTCAATCAAGTGGCGTTTTTTGCACAGCATTACAAGGTGATCACTGTCGATCTGCGCGGGTTTAAAAATTCCCCTTGTTTGCCGGAGCTGGCTCATCCTCGTTACTATCACGATGATATATTGGCCGTCCTGGATGCCGAAGGCCTGGAGCATGCCGCGTTTATCTGTCAATCGCTGGGCGCTTGGGCCGGGCTTGCAATCGCGGTGCGTTCGCCCGAGCGCGTCTCCTGCCTGTATATCAACGGTTCGCCTACGCCGGCCTATTCGGAAGAAAATTGGCGCGTTCTGAAAAAAGGCAGCGACGTTTTCATGGGCGGCTCGTTCGGACGTGGGGCCGGAATAGGGTGGAACAGAGAAACATTACAGAGCAAACCTGAGCTCGTTTTGTTGTATAGCCAGATCAAGGCGCTTAACCCATTACCTGGGTTTGACTCTGCGACGATGATGGATGATACGGTCAAATTGCATCCTGAGGATTTCACGAACTATCGCGTGCCTACAATCATCACAGGCGGCGCGCACGATGATTTTCTTGTGCCGGGTAGTCACGAACATACCGCGACACTCATACCAGGTTGTGCAACGTATACCTACGCTGCTGCCGGGCATTCGGCCTATTTCGAAACGCCGCAGGCATTCAACCAGGTCGTTGCGGGCTTTCTCAATAAACATTTGCCATCAAAAAACCGCGTCCAGTAA
- a CDS encoding helix-turn-helix domain-containing protein, whose product MKIMDTVTPPSGARFTGKIASFVDFWLGQQLRAIRREQNLSLEQVARKADVSIGSLSQIERGMTSPTVNMLNRISGALNISLGELLSNTECTDEQTDGWVARAASHKQVVMKDKKIIKKIITPSRCRSVDMYQAIIQPGGSSGDEWITTSSGEISGLVIYGQLQLWFDKRYVKLEQNDTFCYTSDMPRKWNNPTDQDTCVLWVITKPERD is encoded by the coding sequence ATGAAGATCATGGACACCGTTACGCCACCTTCTGGTGCGCGGTTCACCGGCAAGATCGCCTCATTTGTCGATTTCTGGCTGGGGCAGCAACTGCGAGCGATCAGGCGCGAACAAAATCTTTCCCTGGAGCAGGTCGCACGCAAGGCGGATGTCTCAATTGGTTCGCTCAGCCAGATTGAGCGCGGCATGACCTCTCCGACCGTTAATATGCTGAACCGTATTTCGGGGGCGCTCAATATTTCACTTGGCGAATTGCTGAGCAACACTGAGTGCACCGATGAGCAGACCGATGGCTGGGTTGCCAGGGCCGCTTCGCACAAACAGGTGGTGATGAAAGACAAGAAGATCATCAAGAAAATCATCACGCCTTCGCGCTGTCGTTCGGTGGATATGTATCAGGCGATTATCCAGCCAGGCGGCAGTTCAGGTGATGAATGGATCACCACGAGCAGCGGCGAGATCAGCGGACTGGTGATCTACGGACAATTGCAGTTGTGGTTTGACAAACGTTACGTGAAGCTCGAGCAGAATGATACGTTCTGCTATACGAGCGATATGCCACGCAAGTGGAACAATCCGACCGATCAGGACACATGTGTGCTGTGGGTTATTACCAAACCCGAAAGGGACTAG
- a CDS encoding substrate-binding periplasmic protein, producing MGMKKLLSVCMLAACLNGSAALAADNYKVGSTPTGMPFTYLDAKSGKIAGVMVDVIDAVSKKAGFTYEISPMVFSALIGSLQSKRIDIISAAMIKTDERAKIIDYTNTIFSYGEGLVVPESDKTQYTSLEQLKDKTVGIQIGTAYIAPAQKAGVTDVKLYDASTDMMRDLEKGRVQAVLVDQPIAAAYLSNNMFKNVRLVESYKPVVVRDLGLITRKGEADLQQKLNTAIDALKADGTIASILKKWKLEK from the coding sequence ATGGGAATGAAAAAACTGTTATCTGTATGTATGCTGGCGGCATGTCTGAACGGCTCGGCTGCACTGGCTGCAGACAACTATAAGGTAGGCTCGACGCCCACCGGCATGCCCTTCACCTATCTGGATGCCAAGTCAGGAAAAATTGCAGGCGTGATGGTCGATGTGATTGATGCGGTATCAAAGAAAGCCGGCTTTACGTATGAAATCAGTCCCATGGTGTTTTCGGCTCTGATCGGGTCGTTGCAATCAAAACGGATCGATATTATTTCCGCTGCCATGATCAAGACAGACGAACGGGCAAAAATTATTGACTATACCAATACCATCTTCAGCTACGGAGAAGGGCTGGTCGTACCTGAAAGCGACAAAACGCAATACACCAGCCTGGAGCAACTAAAGGATAAAACCGTGGGTATTCAGATCGGCACCGCCTATATAGCACCGGCGCAGAAGGCCGGGGTCACCGATGTGAAGCTGTATGACGCCTCAACCGATATGATGCGTGATCTGGAAAAAGGCCGGGTGCAGGCCGTGCTGGTGGATCAGCCGATTGCTGCGGCGTATCTGAGTAACAATATGTTCAAGAACGTGCGCCTGGTGGAAAGCTACAAGCCAGTCGTTGTGCGCGACCTGGGGTTGATTACACGCAAGGGCGAAGCTGATTTGCAGCAGAAACTCAATACGGCGATTGACGCGCTTAAGGCTGATGGCACCATTGCGTCCATTCTGAAAAAGTGGAAACTTGAAAAATAA
- a CDS encoding amino acid ABC transporter permease encodes MDELSVRIAQYFPVLLQGVKATLIVTAGSLLLSTVLGLIWALMRSSGIRWLAWLSESAVNIIRGIPIIVILFYVYFVFPDIGIDVNAVQASILGLGVAYSAYQSENFRAGIEAIDHGQVEASQSMGMTWATMMRRVILPQAVRITLPPYGNTMIMMLKDSSQASTITVAELAMQGKLLATSNFDNVTVFTMVAIMYLVMCMPLIFLVKYLEKRTKKA; translated from the coding sequence ATGGATGAATTGTCGGTACGCATTGCCCAGTATTTTCCTGTGCTTTTGCAGGGTGTTAAGGCAACCCTTATTGTCACGGCAGGCTCGTTGCTGCTCTCAACTGTGCTGGGCCTGATCTGGGCACTCATGCGCAGTTCCGGCATTCGCTGGCTGGCCTGGCTAAGTGAGAGTGCCGTCAACATTATTCGCGGCATTCCGATTATCGTTATTCTGTTCTACGTCTATTTCGTGTTTCCAGATATCGGTATCGATGTCAATGCCGTTCAGGCGTCCATTCTTGGCCTGGGCGTCGCCTACTCGGCATACCAGTCGGAAAACTTTCGTGCGGGGATTGAAGCCATTGATCATGGTCAGGTAGAGGCGTCGCAATCGATGGGGATGACCTGGGCAACCATGATGCGGCGAGTAATTCTGCCTCAGGCCGTGCGCATTACCTTGCCGCCGTATGGCAACACCATGATCATGATGCTCAAGGATTCGTCCCAGGCTTCAACCATTACCGTGGCCGAGCTGGCCATGCAGGGAAAATTGCTGGCGACCTCGAACTTTGACAATGTGACTGTGTTTACCATGGTTGCGATCATGTATCTGGTGATGTGCATGCCACTTATTTTTCTTGTGAAGTACCTGGAAAAACGGACGAAGAAAGCATGA
- a CDS encoding amino acid ABC transporter ATP-binding protein: protein MITLENVHKRFGQNHVLRGVNAKVENGEVVCVVGPSGSGKSTILRCINGLESYEEGAIHIDEKLVDRKSSHLRQIRQEVAMVFQRFNLFPHRTALENVMEGPIYVKGVERAQAREAATQYLEKVGLADKLSSYPQQLSGGQQQRVAIARALAMEPQAILFDEPTSALDPELVGEVLNVMADMARAGMTMIVVTHEMAFAKEVADRVLFFDQGVIVEQGKATDILNAPQHPRTQDFLRRVLHPF from the coding sequence ATGATCACACTTGAAAATGTTCACAAGCGTTTCGGCCAGAATCATGTTCTGCGCGGCGTTAATGCGAAAGTTGAAAACGGCGAAGTCGTGTGTGTTGTCGGCCCGTCGGGTTCGGGAAAATCAACTATTCTGCGCTGTATCAATGGTCTGGAAAGCTACGAAGAAGGGGCTATCCACATTGACGAGAAACTGGTCGACCGCAAGAGCAGCCATCTGCGGCAGATTCGCCAGGAAGTGGCCATGGTGTTTCAGCGCTTCAATCTGTTTCCGCATCGCACTGCGCTGGAAAACGTTATGGAAGGGCCTATCTATGTCAAAGGCGTCGAACGCGCACAGGCGCGGGAAGCGGCGACTCAGTATCTGGAAAAGGTCGGCCTGGCAGACAAGCTGTCGTCATATCCGCAGCAGCTTTCCGGCGGACAGCAGCAGCGGGTCGCGATTGCGCGGGCGCTGGCCATGGAGCCACAGGCCATTCTGTTTGATGAACCCACTTCCGCGCTAGATCCGGAGCTGGTTGGCGAAGTGCTCAATGTCATGGCCGATATGGCGCGCGCAGGCATGACCATGATTGTTGTGACCCATGAAATGGCTTTTGCCAAAGAGGTGGCCGATCGCGTGCTGTTCTTTGATCAGGGGGTCATTGTGGAGCAAGGCAAGGCCACGGATATCCTCAATGCCCCGCAACATCCCCGGACCCAGGATTTTCTGCGGCGGGTTCTGCACCCATTCTGA